The Sulfurospirillum sp. UCH001 genome segment TTGCCATTAACGACCTTTCAATGAAAGTTAAAAAAGGGCAGATATACGGCATTATCGGACCAAATGGTGCGGGTAAAACGACTTTGTTTAACTGTATTACCGGCATTTATCGCCCTGAAATTGGACAGATTTTGTGGAAAGGTCAAGATATTAAAGGTATTAGCCCGTATAAAATTGCGGAACTTGGTATTTTAAGAACCTTTCAAACCATTCGTCTTTTTGCGGAGATGAGTGTAGCTGAAAACATTATGTCGGGTCGTCACATCAAGTCGAAACAACGTTGGTATAACGGTGTGATTCCAACGCCTGCGTATTACAGAGATGAAAAAGCGAACTGGGAAAAAGTGGGCGAATTGATGGAGTTTTTCAATCTCACTGAGTATGCGACTATTCCAGCTGGAGATCTCTCCTATGGTATTCAAAGACGTATAGAGATGGCGCGAGCACTTGCTGCTGAGCCTGAACTGCTTATTTTGGATGAACCTGCTGCAGGACTCAATGAAAATGAGACCTTAGAGCTCACACAAACGATTCGAAAAATCCAAGAGATGGGTGTGACCATCATGATGATTGAGCACGATATGGAGATGGTTATGAGTTTGACAGAATACATCACCGTCATTAATTTTGGTGCAAAAATTAGCGAAGGAATTCCTTCGCATGTACAAGACGACCCTGTTGTTATCGAGGCGTATATTGGAAGTGATGAGGATGATAGTGATGAGTGAAAAATTACTAGAAGTAAAAGGCTTACACGTCAATTACGGTGCCATTGAGGCAATTAAAGGCATTGACCTTTATGTCAATAAAGGGGAAGTCGTCACCATCCTTGGAGCGAACGGTGCAGGCAAAACAACAACACTTCGTACTATCAGCGGGCTTTTAAAAGCAAGTGCAGGAAATATAGTATTTGATGGTAAAGAGA includes the following:
- a CDS encoding ABC transporter ATP-binding protein — translated: MSEYILEISHVSKYFQGLIAINDLSMKVKKGQIYGIIGPNGAGKTTLFNCITGIYRPEIGQILWKGQDIKGISPYKIAELGILRTFQTIRLFAEMSVAENIMSGRHIKSKQRWYNGVIPTPAYYRDEKANWEKVGELMEFFNLTEYATIPAGDLSYGIQRRIEMARALAAEPELLILDEPAAGLNENETLELTQTIRKIQEMGVTIMMIEHDMEMVMSLTEYITVINFGAKISEGIPSHVQDDPVVIEAYIGSDEDDSDE